In Pyrus communis chromosome 1, drPyrComm1.1, whole genome shotgun sequence, the following are encoded in one genomic region:
- the LOC137725642 gene encoding uncharacterized protein — protein MYCMYGREMRVRVAAVVVNTLAWGRFGRGDGSEDGKPIDETTIVQKILKCLSKRFQAKKAAIQEFKDLNEIKLGKLVGKLITYEMELDMDESDSKKRKEAALRGVQNCEVVGDVSGPCFACGGSGHCSADCANTKLFGQKREKEMMVAWSDDNEQGFVQSDELSDDKEKVVTFVAPIEEVSLSDDDSVLNGNEDKTYDELCIKKQLLELNEANDKVIRLTIGAEKFDKMLSFGKLHGDKSGLGFDQVDRLIIEINRIAQLVHSSSSGNIKLSSKWVENDSKWCLVVLNVVSFTKPNVWYLNNGCSHHMTEDNEAFSSIALFIGGGVMFGGGDKSQIIGKNDVKIPGLPKLENVSYVDGLKSNLISII, from the exons ATGTACTGCATGTACGGGAGAGAGATGAGGGTGCGGGTGGCGGCGGTGGTGGTGAACACGTTGGCATGGGGACGGTTTGGGAGGGGTGATGGTAGTGAAGATG GGAAGCCTATTGATGAAACAACCATTGTTCAAAAGATTTTGAAATGCTTGTCCAAgagatttcaagcaaagaagGCTGCCATTCAAGAGTTTAAGGACCTAAATGAGATCAAGCTTGGAAAATTAGTTGGGAAACTTATTACTTATGAGATGGAGCTTGACATGGATGAAAGTGACtccaagaagagaaaagaagcaGCCCTTCGTGGTGTTCAGAATTGTGAGGTTGTTGGTGAT GTATCTGGTCCCTGCTTTGCATGTGGTGGAAGTGGGCATTGTTCTGCTGATTGTGCTAACACCAAACTCTTTGGTCAAAAGCGCGAAAAGGAAATGATGGTTGCTTGGAGTGATGACAATGAACAAGGTTTTGTGCAATCTGATGAGTTGTCAGATGATAAAGAAAAGGTTGTTACTTTTGTTGCTCCAATTGAAGAAGTGTCTCTAAGTGATGATGATTCTGTTCTGAATGGCAATGAGGATAAAACTTATGATGAATTGTGCATTAA GAAACAGCTACTTGAGTTGAATGAGGCAAATGATAAAGTTATTCGCCTTACTATTGGAGCTGAAAAATTTGACAAGATGCTTAGTTTTGGGAAACTACACGGTGACAAAAGTGGTCTTGGTTTT GATCAGGTGGACCGTCTCATCATCGAAATCAACAGAATTGCTCAGCTTGTTCATTCTTCTTCATCTGGAAATATTAAGCTAAGTTCGAAGTGGGTTGAGAATGACTCAAAATGGTGCCTAGTTGTTCTAAATGTTGTATCTTTTACCAAACCAAATGTGTGGTATCTTAATAATGGGTGCTCTCATCATATGACTGAAGATAATGAGGCTTTCTCATCTATTGCTCTTTTTATTGGCGGTGGTGTTATGTTTGGTGGTGGAGACAAGTCTCAGATCATAGGGAAAAATGATGTCAAGATCCCTGGATTACCTAAGCTTGAAAATGTTAGCTATGTCGATGGGTTGAAATCAAATCTCATTAGCATTATCTAG
- the LOC137729861 gene encoding RING-H2 finger protein ATL78, with the protein MTASTSSSLQLLQEVLGGINSRRLLLQNPLYQPPNTASSPVSTNTIDSPLTDQYPGDNSFDANVVMVLSVLLCALICSLGLNSIIKCALRCSSFVSSSESRSAGNNNATSAGLVNTGVKKKALKTFLTVNYSAELKLPGLDTECAICLSEFTAGERVRLLPKCNHGFHVRCIDKWLSSHSSCPKCRHNLIETCQKIVGYSQPSSSEPVQDTIVSIAPLEPEGFVRSYRGIS; encoded by the coding sequence ATGACTGCATCTACTTCCTCTAGTCTTCAGCTCCTTCAGGAGGTCCTCGGAGGCATCAACTCCAGAAGATTACTCCTACAAAACCCACTTTACCAACCACCAAACACCGCCTCTTCTCCAGTTTCTACAAACACAATCGACTCACCGTTAACAGACCAATACCCTGGAGACAACAGCTTCGATGCTAACGTTGTTATGGTCCTCTCAGTCCTTCTGTGTGCCCTAATTTGCTCTCTAGGGTTAAACTCCATCATCAAGTGTGCTTTGAGGTGCTCAAGTTTTGTATCCTCCTCAGAGTCTAGATCAGCAGGCAACAACAACGCCACCTCAGCTGGGTTAGTCAACACAGGAGTCAAGAAAAAAGCCCTAAAAACGTTCCTGACAGTGAATTACTCAGCTGAGTTAAAACTGCCTGGCTTGGACACGGAGTGTGCGATCTGTCTATCTGAGTTTACCGCCGGTGAGCGTGTACGCCTTCTGCCCAAGTGTAACCATGGTTTCCATGTCCGCTGCATTGATAAGTGGTTGAGTTCGCACTCTTCGTGCCCAAAATGCAGGCACAACTTGATTGAGACGTGTCAGAAGATTGTAGGCTACAGCCAACCGAGCTCATCGGAACCAGTTCAAGACACCATTGTAAGCATTGCACCACTTGAACCTGAAGGTTTCGTGCGTAGTTATAGGGGTATTAGCTAG